The Ichthyobacterium seriolicida sequence TGACAATGGAATGGAATATTAAAAAATTAAAAACTATTATATAGCAAAAAAAGATCGAAAATGAAATAACATTTCATTATTTCATTTTCAAACATCTTAAAAGTAAAAAAGTAGTACCCCCTACTTAATCTCTACTGTAGCTCCCGCTTCTTCTAATTGAGATTTAAGAGCCTGACTTTCATCTTTTGAAACACCCTCTTTTACAACTTCAGGAGCTCCATCTACAATAGCTTTTGCTTCTTTAAGTCCCAAACCTGTAAGCTCTTTTACAACTTTTACAACTTTTAATTTAGAAGCACCTCCATCTTTTAAGATAACATCAAAAGATGTTTTTTCATCGTCTTGAGCTTCCCCTCCTCCTGAAGATGGACCAGCTGCCACAGCCACTGCAGCTGCAGCAGGCTCTATACCGTATTCTTCTTTTAAAATTTTAGCTAACTCGTTAGCCTCTTTAACAGAAATACTTACTAATTCTTCTGCTAATTTTTTTAAATCTGCCATTTTATCTACTTAATTTTTGCTTTTTTAATATATACTTTTTTTAGTGCGTAACAATTCTTCTAATCTAAATTTATCTATCAGATAGACTTTTAATAACCCCTGATAACTTTTGACCTCCAGACTGTAAAGAAGAAATAACATTCTTAGCAGGAGACTGAAGTAGACCCACAATTCCAGAAATAATCTCTTCTCTAGATTTTATACTTATTAAAGACTCTAATTTATCATCGCCTATATAAGTATCTCCCTCTATATAAGCTGCTTTTAAAAGCGGCAACTTACTGCCCTTTGCTCTATTTTTCTTTATTAGTTTAGCAGGAGTGTTTCCAACCTCAGACAACATAACAGAAGTACTGCCTTTCAAGGAAATATAAACGCCTTCTAAGTCTTTTGTAGAAGCGTCCATAGCCTTTTTTATCAAGGTATTTTTAACCATTAATAATTTGACGTTCTCCTTAAAGCAATCCCTCCTCAAACTGCTATTGCTCTTAGCATTCAATCCAGATATATCGGCTAAATATATGTTGTTAGCCGAATCAATTTTATCTATCAAATCATTTACAAGCTCTTCTTTTTTTTCTCTTCTCATTTTATATTCTCAGAACTTTAAAGGTTAACTTAATTATTCTCTATTCTAATACTAGAACTCATAGTGCTAGAAAGATGAACAGACTTAACATAGGTTCCTTTCAAAGACACAGGCTTTAATCTGTTTAAAGTCTCCAATAATTCCATTATGTTCTCTTCTATCTTCTTTGGCTCAAAAGAAACCTTACCTATAGAAGCGTTTACTATACCATATCTATCAACCTTGAAATTTATCTTACCAGATTTGATATCTTCAACGGCTTTACCTATATCCATAGTCACAGTGCCTGTCTTAGGGTTGGGCATCAATCCCCTAGGC is a genomic window containing:
- the rplL gene encoding 50S ribosomal protein L7/L12 encodes the protein MADLKKLAEELVSISVKEANELAKILKEEYGIEPAAAAVAVAAGPSSGGGEAQDDEKTSFDVILKDGGASKLKVVKVVKELTGLGLKEAKAIVDGAPEVVKEGVSKDESQALKSQLEEAGATVEIK
- the rplJ gene encoding 50S ribosomal protein L10, which produces MRREKKEELVNDLIDKIDSANNIYLADISGLNAKSNSSLRRDCFKENVKLLMVKNTLIKKAMDASTKDLEGVYISLKGSTSVMLSEVGNTPAKLIKKNRAKGSKLPLLKAAYIEGDTYIGDDKLESLISIKSREEIISGIVGLLQSPAKNVISSLQSGGQKLSGVIKSLSDR